CCTTGAAACCAGGGAAACGGCGATGATGCCCGCAATCATCCATGGGAAAACCCGGAATTTCTTCATGCAGCGTTCATAGCGCGTGCAGAACGGTGGTGATGGCATTCAGCAATTCCATGGCAGTGAAGGGTTTTCGCAGGGACACTTTTCTCTTCGACACGGCTGCCGGCGGACACTCGTGTGTTTTAGGCATTCCACTTGCCGCAACCACGCGCAGTTCGGGTTTGATCTTTTCCATCATTTCGAGCATGCTTCCGCCGTCCATGATCGGCATGTTCATGTCGCTGAGAATGACGCTTATTTCCGCCGAATGTTCGCGGAACGCAATCAACCCCTCCGCACCGTTCGCCGCCGTTATGACGCGATATCCATAGGCTTCCAGTGTGGTCTTTGCGATTTGCCGGATGGCGGCTTCGTCGTCCACGATCAAAATGAGTTCACCATGGCCGAGGCTCGGCGCGTTGACTTTGTCGTCGGCGGTGACGGATTGCGTCGGACTCGCGGGAAGATATACGCTGAACTTCGTTCCCCGGCCG
The Terriglobia bacterium DNA segment above includes these coding regions:
- a CDS encoding response regulator, which encodes GDGIPEDLLNKIFEPFFTTKQDGKGTGLGLATVQMVVKNHGGFLQVSTEVGRGTKFSVYLPASPTQSVTADDKVNAPSLGHGELILIVDDEAAIRQIAKTTLEAYGYRVITAANGAEGLIAFREHSAEISVILSDMNMPIMDGGSMLEMMEKIKPELRVVAASGMPKTHECPPAAVSKRKVSLRKPFTAMELLNAITTVLHAL